A single window of Granulicella sibirica DNA harbors:
- a CDS encoding NAD-dependent epimerase/dehydratase family protein, protein MKILVTGSSGFLGKCLVERLLAHGQTDLRCMVRSLGKGAPLQGLAAAYPAAVIELFVGDLRHKEQVDSAVDGVDLVIHAAAALKGSPAEMFMDSVVSSRNLLDAVAARGIRVVIVSSFGAMGVADLGRGAFVDETTPMEKHPERRDVYSYTKLRQEQMFWEYRDRHGFELVVLRPGVIYGPGSGHFSNRVGLKLFGRFLHLGGSNLLPLTYVENCAEAIVFAALSKEAAGQIYNVVDDDLPTSRQYLSLYRQRVKRISTIPIPYWLLLWGSGKVQAYSNRSKGQLPAIFTPYKTRAMWGGNRFSNAKLKALGWKPIIRTSEALERTFTSFRQETTTP, encoded by the coding sequence ATGAAGATCCTGGTCACGGGGTCGAGCGGGTTTCTTGGTAAATGTCTTGTGGAGCGTCTCCTGGCACACGGCCAAACCGATCTGCGATGCATGGTGCGAAGCCTCGGCAAGGGCGCGCCGCTGCAGGGGCTGGCTGCCGCCTACCCTGCGGCCGTAATAGAACTTTTCGTTGGAGATCTGAGACACAAAGAGCAGGTGGACTCGGCAGTGGATGGCGTAGATCTTGTCATTCACGCCGCTGCAGCATTGAAGGGCAGTCCAGCCGAGATGTTCATGGATTCCGTCGTATCGAGCCGCAATCTTCTGGATGCAGTCGCTGCCCGTGGTATTCGCGTCGTCATCGTCAGCTCCTTTGGCGCAATGGGAGTTGCCGACTTGGGACGCGGAGCCTTCGTCGACGAAACCACCCCCATGGAGAAGCACCCCGAGCGTCGCGACGTCTACAGCTACACCAAGCTCCGGCAGGAGCAGATGTTCTGGGAATACCGGGACCGGCACGGATTCGAACTCGTGGTGTTGCGCCCGGGAGTTATCTATGGGCCGGGCAGTGGACACTTCTCGAACCGAGTGGGATTGAAGCTCTTCGGAAGGTTCCTCCATCTTGGTGGAAGCAATCTTCTGCCCCTCACCTACGTCGAAAACTGCGCTGAGGCGATCGTCTTCGCAGCCCTGTCAAAGGAAGCGGCAGGACAGATCTACAACGTCGTCGATGATGATCTGCCCACCTCCCGCCAGTACCTGTCGCTTTATCGGCAACGGGTGAAACGAATCAGTACCATCCCGATACCCTACTGGCTTCTCCTTTGGGGATCGGGAAAGGTGCAGGCGTATTCCAATCGATCCAAGGGACAGCTTCCAGCGATCTTCACCCCGTATAAGACGAGGGCCATGTGGGGCGGAAACCGCTTCTCGAACGCGAAGCTCAAAGCCCTAGGATGGAAGCCCATCATCCGCACATCCGAAGCACTGGAACGCACCTTCACATCGTTTAGACAAGAGACCACGACTCCATAG
- a CDS encoding glutathionylspermidine synthase family protein, whose protein sequence is MKRISLAPRPDWQSKVEAVGLTYHSPEVMPYPYWDESAAYEFTSSEVDTLEAAGNTMQEMCLAAAQHIIDNKRYAELEIPEAAIPVIELAWNQEPPALYGRFDFSWASEHSGSAPKLLEYNADTPTALLEAAVVQWDWLKEVTPNLKHPLHGGDPDQFNSIHDKLIAKWKDLIPYLQQPLYFAGIDEPEDQLTLVYLRDTAQQAGFQTLQMFMEEIGWNADAQAFLDPNEDQMFSVFKLYPWEAMVAEEFGQPALETYQQMRWIEPIWKMLLSNKGILPILWELYPNHELLLEAHFEPAAPATSTNGASAPAATGWSGVNTGFGSGSAPHSIIPAPTGPGRMRNYVRKPLLSREGANVTVVRDGATVFETAGTYLGRQIRQALAPDAIFPDADGKPRYPVLGVWIVDQDCCGMGIRESRTPVTDNLSSFIPHYFV, encoded by the coding sequence ATGAAGCGCATCTCCCTCGCTCCCCGCCCCGACTGGCAAAGCAAAGTCGAAGCCGTCGGCCTCACCTACCACTCGCCAGAAGTGATGCCCTATCCCTACTGGGACGAGTCGGCCGCCTACGAGTTCACTTCGTCCGAGGTCGATACGCTCGAAGCCGCCGGAAACACGATGCAGGAGATGTGCCTCGCCGCTGCCCAGCACATCATCGACAACAAACGTTACGCCGAACTCGAGATTCCCGAAGCCGCCATCCCCGTCATCGAACTCGCCTGGAACCAGGAGCCGCCTGCCCTCTACGGGCGCTTCGACTTCTCTTGGGCAAGCGAGCACTCGGGCTCCGCGCCCAAGCTGCTCGAATACAACGCCGACACCCCAACCGCGCTCCTGGAAGCAGCGGTCGTTCAGTGGGACTGGCTCAAAGAAGTCACTCCAAACCTCAAGCACCCCTTACACGGCGGCGACCCAGATCAGTTCAACTCCATCCACGACAAGCTCATCGCCAAGTGGAAGGACCTGATCCCCTATCTCCAGCAGCCCCTCTACTTCGCCGGAATCGACGAGCCCGAAGATCAACTTACCCTCGTCTATCTTCGCGACACGGCGCAACAGGCTGGTTTTCAGACCCTCCAGATGTTTATGGAGGAGATCGGCTGGAACGCCGACGCGCAGGCCTTCCTCGACCCCAACGAAGACCAGATGTTCTCTGTCTTCAAGCTTTACCCATGGGAGGCAATGGTGGCCGAGGAGTTCGGCCAACCGGCTCTCGAGACGTACCAGCAGATGCGGTGGATTGAACCCATCTGGAAGATGCTCCTATCGAACAAGGGAATCCTGCCCATTCTGTGGGAGCTCTACCCCAATCACGAACTCCTTCTTGAAGCACACTTCGAGCCAGCCGCACCCGCCACCAGCACCAACGGAGCCTCCGCCCCCGCTGCCACAGGCTGGAGCGGCGTCAACACCGGCTTTGGTTCCGGCTCGGCTCCTCACTCGATCATCCCAGCGCCTACGGGACCGGGACGCATGCGCAACTACGTTCGCAAGCCCCTGCTTTCCCGCGAAGGAGCCAACGTTACCGTAGTCCGCGATGGGGCGACGGTCTTCGAGACCGCCGGAACCTACCTTGGACGCCAGATCCGCCAGGCCCTCGCTCCGGATGCCATCTTCCCCGATGCCGACGGCAAGCCGCGGTATCCCGTCCTCGGTGTCTGGATAGTCGACCAGGACTGCTGCGGCATGGGGATTCGTGAATCCCGCACCCCTGTCACCGATAACTTAAGTTCCTTTATCCCTCACTATTTCGTCTAG
- a CDS encoding Gfo/Idh/MocA family protein codes for MTLLKVGIVGCGKIADGHAEVLKYMEGAQLVAVCDREPILAEQLAVRFGVNHWYGSLDEMLAAEQLDVVHITTPPAVHLALTRQCVQAGAHVFLEKPLALRAAECRELIDAVTSAGRQMSINYWPNFDPPAMELKRMLASGIIGDPVHVEAFIGYDLSGAYGQALMTDPAHWVHRLPGKLFHNMMDHIFNRILPLFPDVEPEVHAFAHKRREVLRGDSTDAMLDELRVVLRGGGVSAFGSLCSHARPVANLLKIYGTKNTAVLDFSNRTVVLETTQQYPGSIGRLIPAFQMSSRYLKGGWRNIKAFKRHEFQFFAGMTTLLELFYASIRNGTEPPIPYMDMVKVSEVMDTVIEQVYPVGAAR; via the coding sequence ATGACGTTGCTAAAGGTCGGGATCGTCGGCTGTGGCAAGATTGCCGACGGGCACGCCGAAGTGCTGAAGTACATGGAGGGCGCTCAACTCGTCGCAGTCTGTGACCGGGAACCGATCCTTGCCGAACAGTTAGCCGTCCGCTTTGGCGTGAACCATTGGTACGGCAGCCTGGACGAGATGCTTGCGGCGGAGCAGCTCGACGTCGTTCACATCACAACACCGCCCGCCGTCCACCTTGCCCTCACGCGCCAATGCGTTCAGGCCGGAGCGCACGTCTTCCTCGAGAAGCCCCTTGCCTTGCGGGCCGCCGAGTGCCGGGAGCTGATCGACGCCGTCACCTCCGCAGGGCGTCAGATGAGCATCAACTACTGGCCGAACTTCGATCCACCCGCCATGGAGTTGAAGCGCATGCTCGCTTCCGGCATCATTGGCGATCCCGTCCACGTGGAAGCCTTCATCGGCTACGACCTCAGCGGAGCCTACGGTCAGGCGCTCATGACGGACCCCGCGCACTGGGTGCATCGCCTGCCTGGCAAGCTCTTTCACAACATGATGGACCACATCTTCAATCGGATCCTCCCGCTCTTCCCGGACGTCGAGCCCGAGGTCCACGCCTTCGCCCACAAGCGCCGCGAGGTGCTCCGTGGCGACTCCACGGACGCTATGCTGGACGAGCTTCGCGTGGTCCTGCGTGGTGGTGGCGTCTCAGCCTTCGGCAGCCTCTGCAGCCACGCACGGCCGGTCGCGAACCTGTTGAAGATCTACGGGACGAAGAACACCGCCGTGCTCGATTTCTCGAACCGCACGGTAGTCCTCGAAACCACACAACAGTATCCCGGCTCCATCGGCAGGCTCATCCCCGCGTTCCAGATGTCCTCTCGCTATCTGAAGGGCGGATGGAGGAACATCAAGGCATTCAAGCGGCATGAGTTCCAATTCTTCGCCGGCATGACAACGCTGCTGGAGTTGTTCTACGCGAGTATTCGCAACGGTACCGAGCCTCCCATCCCCTACATGGACATGGTGAAGGTGTCAGAAGTGATGGATACGGTGATCGAGCAGGTATATCCAGTGGGGGCGGCACGATGA
- a CDS encoding pyridoxal-phosphate-dependent aminotransferase family protein: MIHKPRQFTPGPTAVLPAIQFAMATSTIQPGTSEFRALYTRVHIQLQQFLGTTHDVVLLSSSGTGAMEAAVSNLTSPGDRVLVLIAGRYGERWSALAKNFGCAVDEVIACHGQTFSPDAIKAALKLETRAVFVQATETSTGVQHDIAAIARLLKDEASEALLVVDAISSLGSSPLDIDILGVDILLAGSQTLMVPPGLSFLAVSESAWDRMEATYNARYYFDLRKERKSARRGESAYTPATSLIVGLSAALDVIAAQAIGDLAAGRRLLITNAETSAAMTRAALLAMGFQLFAPEASSAAVTAVIPPDGVDAAHLIDQLQLRFGTRIAGGHGELEGRILRIAHLGFTDYMDTIALIAAIEQVLASTILHLALGTGPVAAQKVYAEYSGNLSSEPATR, from the coding sequence ATGATCCACAAGCCCCGGCAGTTCACACCCGGCCCCACCGCTGTCCTCCCAGCCATCCAGTTTGCCATGGCCACCTCCACCATCCAGCCCGGGACTTCGGAGTTCCGCGCCCTTTATACGCGCGTCCACATCCAACTCCAGCAGTTCCTCGGAACTACCCACGACGTGGTCCTCCTCTCCAGCTCCGGAACCGGCGCCATGGAAGCCGCCGTCTCCAACCTCACTTCTCCCGGAGACCGCGTCCTCGTCCTCATCGCCGGCAGGTACGGCGAACGCTGGAGCGCACTGGCCAAGAACTTCGGATGCGCCGTCGACGAGGTGATCGCTTGCCACGGCCAGACCTTCTCCCCGGATGCGATCAAGGCAGCTCTCAAACTTGAAACCCGCGCCGTCTTCGTCCAGGCTACCGAGACGTCCACCGGAGTCCAGCACGACATCGCCGCCATCGCCCGGCTCCTCAAGGACGAGGCCTCCGAGGCTCTCCTCGTGGTCGACGCCATCTCCAGCCTCGGCAGCAGCCCGCTCGACATCGACATATTGGGAGTCGACATCCTTCTCGCGGGCTCGCAGACCCTGATGGTCCCGCCCGGCCTGAGCTTCCTCGCCGTCTCCGAAAGCGCCTGGGATCGTATGGAGGCCACCTACAACGCCCGCTACTACTTCGACCTCCGCAAAGAGCGCAAAAGCGCCCGTCGTGGCGAATCCGCCTACACTCCTGCCACCTCGCTCATCGTGGGCCTAAGCGCCGCGCTCGACGTCATCGCCGCGCAGGCCATCGGAGACCTTGCCGCCGGCCGCCGCCTCCTCATCACCAACGCCGAAACCTCTGCCGCCATGACGCGCGCTGCCCTGCTCGCCATGGGTTTCCAACTCTTCGCGCCTGAAGCCTCGTCCGCCGCCGTCACCGCTGTCATCCCTCCCGACGGCGTTGATGCCGCCCATCTCATCGATCAGCTCCAACTCCGCTTCGGAACTCGGATCGCTGGCGGTCACGGCGAACTCGAAGGCCGCATCCTGCGCATCGCCCACCTGGGCTTCACCGACTACATGGACACCATCGCGCTCATCGCAGCCATCGAGCAGGTCCTCGCCTCAACCATCCTGCACCTCGCCCTCGGAACAGGCCCCGTAGCCGCTCAGAAGGTCTATGCCGAATACAGCGGGAATCTGTCCTCTGAACCCGCAACCAGATAA
- the ampH gene encoding D-alanyl-D-alanine-carboxypeptidase/endopeptidase AmpH — translation MPIAPRKAALLLLLAAIPLKAQQTPPLPTADPLGAAMFTASGATGMVVVVVRDEGIYMQSYGEQRPHSGQHPAPDSLIRLCSLTKIIATDLLVKLAVDHLVDFTDPLQKFAPAGVTVPTKTLHGEAERGITLGDLATHTAGLPREVGWPPDDTPHFTFPDHAYRWDWLPKQRLRFSPGKFSAYSNIGFDLLGDALEQASGKPYAQLFQERTAAPLGLRDTTLTPTPEQCSRLMVGFKDEGPCTDTQASAGSGGMYSTPNDMVRWLQYLLRLPSVPVQQNTAAQAVYILPSQLNGMKGLSHAGEPSGIGLGWIRLGLPEDPGMIIQKTGGGGGFTTYIALLPSRRTGIFIAMTEGRHSGHVNVFHEANNLVTIMAGLPPLPPEPVADLPSDSVQAHANLPVHAKTRAATTKARAATARAQAVHRPVKKARKPTR, via the coding sequence ATGCCAATCGCTCCCCGCAAAGCCGCCCTACTCCTTCTCCTCGCCGCCATCCCCCTCAAAGCCCAGCAGACCCCGCCGCTTCCTACCGCCGATCCGTTAGGTGCGGCCATGTTCACCGCCAGTGGAGCCACCGGCATGGTTGTCGTCGTCGTCCGCGACGAAGGCATCTACATGCAGAGTTATGGAGAACAGCGCCCGCACTCCGGCCAGCATCCCGCTCCCGATTCCCTCATCCGCCTCTGCTCGCTGACGAAGATCATCGCCACTGACCTCCTCGTCAAACTTGCCGTCGACCACCTCGTCGACTTCACCGATCCTCTGCAGAAGTTCGCTCCCGCAGGAGTCACCGTCCCCACCAAGACCCTCCACGGCGAAGCTGAACGTGGCATCACTCTTGGCGACCTCGCCACCCACACGGCCGGTCTCCCCCGCGAAGTCGGTTGGCCTCCCGACGACACCCCGCACTTTACCTTTCCCGATCACGCCTACCGCTGGGACTGGCTCCCGAAACAGCGTCTCCGCTTCTCTCCCGGCAAGTTCTCCGCCTACTCGAACATTGGCTTCGACCTGCTCGGCGACGCCCTCGAGCAGGCCTCCGGAAAACCCTATGCCCAGCTCTTCCAGGAGCGTACCGCCGCCCCGCTGGGCCTCCGCGACACCACCCTCACGCCCACACCCGAGCAATGCTCCCGCCTCATGGTCGGCTTCAAGGACGAAGGCCCATGCACCGACACCCAGGCCTCAGCCGGAAGCGGCGGGATGTACTCCACACCGAACGACATGGTCCGCTGGCTCCAGTACCTGCTCAGGCTGCCTAGCGTTCCCGTTCAGCAGAACACCGCCGCTCAGGCCGTCTACATCCTGCCCAGCCAGCTCAACGGCATGAAAGGCCTCAGCCACGCGGGCGAGCCGTCCGGCATCGGACTCGGCTGGATTCGCCTCGGCCTTCCCGAAGATCCCGGCATGATCATCCAGAAGACCGGCGGCGGTGGCGGCTTCACCACCTACATCGCCCTCCTGCCTTCCCGCCGTACGGGGATTTTCATCGCCATGACCGAGGGCCGACACTCAGGCCACGTTAACGTCTTCCACGAAGCCAACAATCTCGTCACCATTATGGCTGGACTCCCTCCACTTCCGCCCGAGCCCGTCGCCGATCTCCCCTCGGATTCTGTCCAGGCTCACGCCAACCTGCCCGTCCACGCGAAAACACGCGCAGCGACCACGAAGGCCCGCGCAGCTACCGCCAGGGCACAAGCCGTTCATCGCCCTGTAAAGAAGGCCCGAAAGCCTACCCGGTAA
- a CDS encoding NIPSNAP family protein, which produces MHRRQFLSTSLAASALSLAKPGEALAAVPDKVAPEFYQIRKYRLVSGPQTKLTEAYFAEALIPALNRMGITPVGAFTVYFGPETPTFYLLMPSKTVEALATVDLALAKDETFMKAAAPFWNTPASSPAFIRLESQLLRAFEGFPMLVPPASSATKAPRVFQLRTYESPTMQDHVRKVEMFHSGEFEIFARAGCTQVFYGDSLIGARLPSLTYMLTFPDTTDLEVRWKAFSSDPQWKKLSSDPHFAFEPTVSNIDSLILKPLSCSQI; this is translated from the coding sequence ATGCACCGTCGCCAGTTTCTTTCGACCTCTCTCGCCGCCTCTGCCCTCTCGCTTGCAAAACCCGGAGAAGCCCTCGCCGCCGTGCCAGACAAAGTCGCCCCCGAGTTCTACCAGATTCGCAAGTACCGCCTCGTAAGCGGACCCCAGACCAAGCTGACCGAAGCCTACTTCGCCGAAGCCCTTATTCCCGCGCTCAACCGGATGGGCATCACCCCCGTCGGAGCCTTCACGGTCTACTTCGGCCCCGAAACACCGACCTTTTACCTCCTGATGCCGTCGAAGACGGTCGAAGCGCTCGCCACGGTGGACCTCGCACTGGCGAAGGACGAGACCTTCATGAAAGCGGCAGCGCCCTTCTGGAACACGCCTGCCTCCTCGCCCGCGTTCATTCGCCTGGAGAGCCAGCTTCTGCGGGCGTTCGAAGGCTTTCCCATGCTCGTGCCGCCGGCGTCTTCGGCCACCAAGGCTCCGCGCGTCTTCCAACTCCGCACCTACGAAAGCCCGACGATGCAGGATCACGTCCGCAAGGTCGAGATGTTCCACTCGGGCGAGTTCGAGATCTTCGCACGCGCGGGCTGCACCCAGGTCTTCTACGGAGACAGTCTCATCGGTGCACGGCTCCCGAGCCTGACCTACATGCTCACCTTCCCCGACACCACGGATCTCGAAGTCCGCTGGAAGGCCTTCTCGAGCGATCCCCAGTGGAAGAAGCTTTCGTCAGACCCGCACTTCGCCTTCGAGCCGACCGTCTCGAACATCGACAGCTTGATCCTCAAGCCGCTTTCCTGTTCTCAGATCTAG
- a CDS encoding LysR substrate-binding domain-containing protein yields the protein MTDRSSHSRSALENFRLTVFRAVAGQRSFRRAAELLYLTQPAVTQQIKALEQEIAVPLFDRAGREIVLTAAGEILLRYAREGNELLLRAEAELAALEGQVTGPLRLAVSTTIAQYVLPPMLGRFLRRYPAVELRMRSANTEGVAAAVLDGSVDVGLVEGPVHRPELKLEAWLRDELVLVVASNHAWAGLAAIAPEQLRGMPVLLRERGSGTREIVDSALEAVGLAAKDLNVAMELNSAEALLACVEAGLGVGFYSRAAIRRQLRLGTLMQVPVHGLKIGRDLSFVTMRSAEPRGNASVLLEFLREQALARRRKKPA from the coding sequence GTGACCGACCGCTCCAGTCACTCCCGCTCAGCGCTCGAGAACTTCCGGCTGACGGTGTTTCGCGCGGTTGCCGGGCAGAGGAGCTTTCGGCGGGCTGCGGAGTTGCTGTACCTGACACAGCCTGCGGTGACGCAGCAGATAAAGGCGCTTGAGCAGGAGATCGCTGTGCCGCTCTTCGACCGGGCGGGACGTGAGATCGTCCTGACGGCTGCCGGAGAAATACTTCTGCGATATGCGAGAGAAGGGAACGAGCTTCTCCTGCGGGCCGAAGCAGAGCTTGCGGCGCTCGAAGGGCAGGTGACCGGTCCGCTGCGGCTTGCTGTGTCGACAACCATTGCTCAGTATGTGCTTCCACCGATGCTCGGGAGATTTCTGCGACGGTACCCGGCGGTTGAGTTGCGGATGCGGAGTGCCAACACCGAAGGGGTGGCCGCGGCAGTGCTCGATGGTTCGGTCGACGTCGGATTGGTCGAAGGGCCGGTGCATCGTCCGGAATTGAAGCTGGAGGCGTGGTTGCGGGATGAACTTGTTCTGGTTGTCGCTAGCAATCATGCGTGGGCCGGGCTCGCGGCGATTGCGCCGGAGCAGCTTCGCGGGATGCCTGTCCTGCTGCGGGAGCGTGGGTCGGGGACGCGGGAGATCGTCGATTCTGCGCTGGAAGCCGTTGGGCTTGCCGCGAAGGATCTGAATGTCGCGATGGAGCTGAACTCGGCGGAGGCTTTGCTTGCCTGCGTGGAGGCTGGGCTCGGCGTTGGGTTCTACTCACGTGCGGCGATCCGACGCCAGCTACGTCTCGGAACGCTTATGCAGGTTCCCGTGCATGGGTTGAAGATCGGAAGGGACCTATCGTTCGTGACGATGCGCAGCGCGGAGCCTCGCGGGAACGCGTCGGTGCTGCTGGAGTTTTTGCGGGAACAGGCTCTGGCGCGACGAAGAAAGAAGCCCGCGTAA
- a CDS encoding GatB/YqeY domain-containing protein, with product MSDESIGKRIQTDIVTAMKAKDEHKLTTLRMVKSALKNKEIDKREPLTDAEETQILTTLLKQRRESVESFTKGGRPELAAKETEEIAMIEAYMPQAASEDEVRTIIHGAIEHLAAGGAKLGPKDIGPAMKVVQQRILSSGLRADGKMVSEILKAELAK from the coding sequence ATGAGTGACGAAAGTATTGGCAAGAGGATTCAGACTGACATTGTGACGGCCATGAAGGCGAAGGACGAGCACAAGCTGACCACGCTGCGGATGGTGAAGTCGGCGCTGAAGAACAAGGAGATCGACAAGCGGGAGCCGCTGACCGATGCCGAAGAGACGCAGATCCTGACGACGCTTCTAAAGCAGAGGCGGGAGTCGGTCGAGTCGTTCACCAAGGGCGGGCGTCCTGAACTGGCGGCGAAGGAGACGGAAGAGATCGCGATGATCGAGGCCTACATGCCGCAGGCAGCGAGCGAGGATGAGGTTCGGACGATCATTCACGGTGCAATCGAGCATCTTGCGGCTGGCGGGGCGAAGCTTGGTCCTAAGGACATTGGACCCGCGATGAAGGTCGTTCAGCAGAGAATTCTTTCGAGCGGGCTACGGGCCGACGGCAAAATGGTCAGCGAGATTCTCAAGGCCGAACTGGCGAAGTAG
- a CDS encoding YeiH family protein, translating to MSTKNIFFLGLILAAAGVLSPPLALLAGLVFALTVEHPFAMESHDLSKFLLQASVVALGFGMDLHEVIHAGRSGFVYTAVSISVAMLLGLLLGRVMRVPGKASFLITCGTAICGGSAIAAIGPITDANEEEMGISLGTVFTLNSVALVLFPFVGTRLHMTQSQFGLWAALAIHDTSSVVGAAAKYGAVALTIGTTVKLARALWIVPLSFATAYAMKSKAKVKIPWFILLFCVAAVVRTYLPTLHGIYTALSGLGRSGMAVTLFLIGTGLSREMFRKVGVRPMVQGVALWIVVAVASLMAIRAGLIAI from the coding sequence ATGAGTACGAAAAACATCTTCTTTCTTGGTTTGATCCTTGCGGCGGCGGGTGTGCTGTCCCCCCCGCTCGCACTATTAGCAGGGCTTGTCTTCGCATTGACGGTCGAGCATCCGTTCGCGATGGAGAGCCACGATCTGTCGAAGTTTCTGCTTCAGGCGTCGGTCGTTGCGCTTGGCTTTGGGATGGACCTGCATGAGGTGATCCATGCGGGGCGGTCAGGGTTCGTCTACACGGCGGTCAGCATCTCCGTGGCCATGCTGCTTGGGCTTCTGCTCGGGCGCGTCATGCGCGTTCCCGGGAAGGCTTCGTTTCTGATTACCTGCGGAACGGCGATATGCGGTGGAAGCGCAATCGCGGCGATTGGACCGATCACGGACGCAAACGAGGAGGAGATGGGGATCTCTCTTGGAACTGTCTTCACGCTGAACTCCGTTGCGCTCGTGCTGTTTCCTTTTGTCGGAACGCGGCTGCATATGACCCAGAGCCAGTTCGGCCTGTGGGCGGCGCTCGCGATCCACGACACGAGTTCCGTGGTGGGCGCGGCGGCGAAGTATGGGGCGGTGGCGCTGACGATCGGAACGACGGTAAAGCTGGCGCGGGCACTGTGGATCGTCCCTCTGTCCTTCGCGACGGCGTACGCCATGAAGAGCAAGGCGAAGGTGAAGATACCCTGGTTCATCCTGCTGTTCTGTGTCGCCGCGGTTGTTCGGACATACCTTCCGACGCTACACGGAATCTATACCGCGCTGAGTGGGCTTGGGCGCAGCGGGATGGCGGTCACGCTGTTCTTGATCGGGACGGGACTCTCGCGGGAGATGTTCCGCAAGGTGGGCGTGCGGCCGATGGTGCAGGGCGTGGCGCTCTGGATCGTGGTGGCGGTCGCTTCGCTGATGGCCATCCGCGCCGGGCTGATTGCGATCTAG